One window of the Burkholderia sp. FERM BP-3421 genome contains the following:
- a CDS encoding AraC family transcriptional regulator — MSLKRISNPPPDLPRRSRARMVALLRALAPDEGYNLTALPSVRLLRSDRALSRTPVLYDPGIVIVCQGRKRGYFGDRLYLYDERHYLAVSVPVPFDMETDATPEHPLLALYLHLDFTLAAELAAQIDRAGGMAPVHVPQSMMSTPMDDAMQASVLRLLEALHRPLEAAVLGPGLLRELYFRVLTGAQGGPMREALAMRGQFGRIGRSLRLIHAGYAQPLDVTQLAEEAGMSIPSFHSHFKAITRVSPMQYVKSTRLHQARLLMIRQDLTAEAAGHAVGYGSASQFSREFKRLFGLTPAAETRRMRERFALPETLADAIYVSSH; from the coding sequence ATGAGCCTGAAGCGCATCTCGAACCCGCCTCCGGATCTGCCCCGTCGCAGCCGGGCGCGCATGGTCGCCCTGCTGCGCGCGCTGGCGCCCGACGAGGGCTACAACCTGACGGCGCTCCCGAGCGTGCGCCTCCTGCGCTCGGACCGGGCGCTCTCGCGCACGCCGGTTCTGTACGACCCCGGCATCGTGATCGTGTGCCAGGGCCGCAAGCGGGGCTACTTCGGCGACCGGCTCTATCTGTACGACGAGCGTCACTATCTGGCCGTCTCCGTGCCCGTGCCGTTCGACATGGAAACCGACGCCACGCCTGAGCATCCGCTGCTCGCGCTGTATCTTCACCTCGATTTCACATTGGCCGCCGAACTCGCGGCGCAGATCGACCGCGCGGGCGGCATGGCGCCCGTGCACGTCCCCCAGAGCATGATGTCGACGCCGATGGACGATGCGATGCAAGCCTCGGTATTGCGCTTGCTCGAGGCGCTGCATCGACCGCTCGAAGCCGCCGTGCTGGGCCCGGGCCTGCTGCGGGAGCTGTACTTTCGCGTACTCACCGGCGCCCAGGGCGGGCCGATGCGCGAGGCGCTGGCGATGCGCGGCCAGTTCGGCCGGATAGGCCGGTCACTGCGCCTGATTCATGCCGGCTACGCGCAGCCCCTCGACGTCACGCAACTGGCCGAGGAAGCGGGCATGAGCATCCCGAGCTTCCATAGCCACTTCAAGGCGATCACGCGGGTGTCGCCGATGCAGTACGTGAAGTCGACGCGGCTGCATCAGGCCCGCTTGCTGATGATCCGCCAGGATCTGACGGCGGAGGCCGCGGGACACGCCGTGGGCTACGGGAGCGCGTCCCAGTTCAGCCGGGAATTCAAACGCCTGTTCGGGTTGACGCCGGCGGCGGAGACGAGACGGATGCGCGAGCGTTTCGCGTTGCCGGAGACGCTTGCCGATGCGATCTATGTGTCGTCGCATTGA
- the selB gene encoding selenocysteine-specific translation elongation factor: MIVGTAGHIDHGKTTLVRALTGVDTDRLKEEKARGISIELGYAYAPLDNGEVLGLIDVPGHEKLVHTMAAGACGIDFALLVIAADDGVMPQTREHLAILQLLGVAHGAVAVTKCDRVDAARLAQVRDEIRAWLAPTALAQAELFDTRATEPDDPGVAVLNAHLRAAARAWRARRDDGLFRLAVDRVFTLTGQGTVVTGTAFAGQVRTGDTLSVVRSGEAVRVRSIHAQNRATDAGRAGERCALNLAGIDKAALARGDTIADARLGEASPRLDVELTLLPDAALTLTHWAPLHVHLGTLHRVAHVALLDGETLAAGQRARVQLIFDEPVFAVPGDRFIVRNAQATQTVGGGRVLDPFGPARKRRTPARHAWLDALAAWLDEGRLDALLDEAPLGIGTATLVHLTGLPHEALAVPADAVRVALPGKSGDAALLVARRHWDALRAKVLATLQAFHARSPDEQGPDVARLRRMAAPLADDALWRALVDALVAGGEVVRSGPWLHLPSHAVSFDAREEALARQLLPLVQAGRYDPPWVRDLGSATGAGEEPVRALLRKLARRGDVHQVVRDLFYHGDVIAELARVIATLAEARGGAVDAATFRDATGLGRKRAIQILEFFDRVGYTRFHRDLHLLRADSRLLGSS; the protein is encoded by the coding sequence AGGAAGAGAAGGCGCGCGGCATCTCGATCGAGCTGGGCTATGCGTATGCGCCGCTCGACAACGGCGAGGTGCTCGGGCTGATCGATGTGCCGGGCCACGAGAAGCTCGTGCATACGATGGCGGCCGGCGCGTGCGGGATCGACTTCGCGCTGCTCGTGATCGCGGCCGATGACGGCGTGATGCCGCAGACGCGCGAGCACCTGGCGATCCTGCAGCTGCTCGGCGTCGCGCATGGCGCGGTGGCGGTGACGAAGTGTGACCGGGTCGACGCGGCCCGGCTCGCGCAGGTGCGCGACGAGATTCGCGCCTGGCTCGCGCCGACGGCGCTCGCGCAGGCGGAACTGTTCGATACGCGCGCGACCGAACCCGACGATCCGGGCGTGGCCGTGCTCAACGCGCACCTGCGCGCCGCGGCGCGCGCGTGGCGTGCGCGCCGCGACGATGGGCTGTTCCGGCTCGCGGTCGATCGCGTGTTCACGCTGACGGGGCAGGGCACCGTCGTGACGGGCACGGCGTTCGCGGGACAGGTGCGCACCGGCGACACGTTGAGCGTGGTGCGCAGCGGCGAAGCGGTGCGCGTGCGCAGCATCCATGCGCAGAATCGCGCGACCGACGCGGGCCGCGCGGGCGAACGTTGCGCGCTCAACCTCGCGGGCATCGACAAGGCCGCGCTCGCGCGCGGCGACACGATCGCGGATGCGCGGCTCGGCGAGGCGTCGCCGCGTCTCGACGTCGAGCTGACGCTGCTGCCCGATGCGGCGCTCACGCTCACGCACTGGGCGCCGCTGCACGTGCATCTCGGCACGCTGCATCGGGTGGCGCATGTCGCGCTGCTGGACGGCGAGACGCTGGCGGCCGGACAGCGCGCGCGGGTGCAGCTGATTTTCGATGAACCGGTGTTCGCGGTGCCGGGCGACCGCTTCATCGTGCGCAATGCGCAGGCGACGCAGACGGTGGGCGGCGGGCGCGTGCTCGATCCGTTCGGTCCGGCGCGCAAGCGGCGCACGCCCGCGCGGCACGCGTGGCTCGATGCGCTCGCGGCCTGGCTCGATGAAGGCCGGCTCGACGCGCTGCTCGACGAGGCGCCGCTCGGGATCGGCACGGCGACGCTCGTGCATCTGACCGGGCTGCCGCACGAGGCGCTGGCCGTGCCCGCCGACGCGGTGCGCGTGGCCTTGCCGGGCAAGTCCGGCGATGCGGCGCTGCTGGTCGCGCGTCGCCACTGGGATGCGCTGCGCGCGAAGGTGCTGGCGACGCTGCAGGCGTTTCACGCGCGCTCGCCCGACGAGCAGGGGCCGGACGTCGCGCGCCTGCGGCGCATGGCCGCGCCGCTCGCCGACGATGCGCTGTGGCGCGCGCTGGTCGACGCGCTGGTCGCGGGCGGCGAGGTGGTGCGCAGCGGGCCGTGGCTGCACCTGCCGTCGCATGCGGTGAGCTTCGATGCGCGCGAGGAAGCGTTGGCGCGGCAATTGCTGCCGCTCGTGCAGGCGGGGCGCTACGATCCGCCGTGGGTGCGCGATCTCGGCTCGGCCACCGGCGCGGGCGAGGAGCCGGTGCGCGCGCTGCTGCGCAAGCTCGCGCGGCGCGGCGACGTGCATCAGGTCGTGCGCGACCTGTTCTATCACGGCGACGTGATCGCCGAGCTGGCGCGCGTGATCGCGACGCTGGCCGAGGCGCGCGGCGGCGCGGTCGACGCGGCGACGTTCCGCGATGCGACCGGGCTCGGACGCAAGCGGGCGATCCAGATCCTCGAATTCTTCGACCGGGTTGGGTATACTCGCTTCCATCGCGATTTACATCTGTTGCGCGCGGACAGCCGGCTGCTCGGTTCGTCGTAG
- a CDS encoding oxidoreductase, with translation MASGKILLITGVSSGFGRALAHEALAVGHTVVGTVRSAQARRDFESLSGQARGRVLDVTDFDVIDGVVADIEADVGPIDVLVNNAGYGHEGIMEESALSDMRKQFDVNVFGAVAMMKAVLPHMRKRRRGHILNITSMGGFITMPGIAYYCGSKFALEGISEALGKEVEPLGVAVTAVAPGSFRTDWAGRSMARTPRSIADYDALFDPIRKAREDKSGKQQGDPRKAARAMLDVIAAERPPAHLLLGSDALGLVRDKLSALAHEIGAWEAVTVSTDG, from the coding sequence ATGGCATCCGGCAAAATCCTGCTCATCACGGGCGTCAGCAGCGGCTTTGGCCGCGCGCTCGCGCACGAAGCGCTGGCGGTGGGGCACACGGTCGTCGGCACGGTGCGAAGCGCGCAGGCCAGGCGCGACTTCGAATCCCTGTCCGGGCAGGCCCGGGGGCGCGTGCTCGATGTGACCGATTTCGATGTGATCGACGGCGTCGTCGCGGACATCGAGGCCGATGTGGGCCCCATCGATGTTCTCGTCAACAACGCGGGCTACGGCCACGAGGGCATCATGGAGGAATCGGCGCTATCGGACATGCGCAAGCAGTTCGATGTGAACGTGTTCGGCGCGGTGGCGATGATGAAGGCCGTCCTGCCTCACATGCGCAAGCGCCGCCGCGGGCACATCCTGAACATCACGTCGATGGGCGGCTTCATCACCATGCCCGGGATTGCCTACTACTGCGGCAGCAAGTTCGCGCTGGAGGGGATTTCCGAAGCGCTGGGCAAGGAAGTCGAGCCGCTCGGCGTGGCCGTGACGGCCGTGGCGCCGGGTTCGTTCCGCACCGACTGGGCGGGCCGCTCGATGGCGCGCACGCCGCGCTCGATCGCGGACTACGACGCGCTCTTCGATCCGATCCGCAAGGCCCGCGAGGACAAGAGCGGCAAGCAACAGGGCGATCCCCGGAAAGCCGCGCGCGCGATGCTCGACGTCATCGCCGCGGAGCGCCCGCCCGCGCATCTGCTGCTCGGCAGCGATGCGCTCGGGCTCGTGCGGGACAAGCTGTCGGCATTGGCGCATGAAATCGGTGCATGGGAGGCCGTGACGGTCTCGACGGATGGTTGA